In Methanocella paludicola SANAE, the sequence GAGACTTGCTTGAAACTCGAGATACTTGCAGGGGCGCTTCGCGATTATCTGGGAACTACCCGCAAGCACACCATTAAAAACATCGTTGGCATCTTCGACGAGAAGGGCACGAACCCCTCGTTCGGCGAGGACGCCGCCATCATCGATAACGGCGAGTACGCTTTACTATTAGCGGCCGACGGCATCTGGGACAAGCTCATGAGGGTCGACCCCGAGTGGTCCGGGTACTGCTCGGTGCTCGTCAACGTCCATGACATCGCCGCCATGGGCGGCAGGCCCCTGGGCATGGTGGACGTATTTTCCTCTAACTCCGACGAGATCACGCAGCGAGTCTTAAAGGGGATGAAGGCCGGCATCGATAAGTTCGGCGTGCCCATCGTGGGCGGCCACGTGCACCCCGACACTCCTTATGCGGCCCTCGACGTGGCCATCCTGGGCATCGCGAAAAAGGATACGGTCATTTACAGCAGCACGGCGAAGCCGGGCGACGACGTAGTCCTGGCCATCGACATGGACGGCCGGGTCCACCCCTCCTGTGACCTCAACTGGGACACGACGTTCCTGAAGGACGCCTCCATCGTAAGGCAGCAGGTCGGTTCCATGGTGGAGCTTGCCGAAAGGAAGATGCTCACGGCTGGCAAGGACGTCAGCAACCCCGGCATCATCGGGACGCTGGGCATGCTCCTCGAAGTCTCTGGCGTGGGCGCCGACGTGGACATGAGCGCCATGCCGAAGCCTGAGAGCCTCGAATGGGAGCACTGGCTCAAGATGTACCCGGGCATGGGCTTTATCGTGACCTGCAAGCCTGAGAACACGGAGCAAGTCCTTGACATTTACCGGAACCACAAGCTTAATGCTACAAAGGTCGGTAAGATAGTCTCCGCCCCCCGCCTCGACCTCGTCAAAGGCAAGGAGAGGGCCACGGTGTTCGACTTCACGAAGCACGAGATCACCGGGCTCGGGCCTG encodes:
- a CDS encoding methanogenesis marker 2 protein, giving the protein MKLEILAGALRDYLGTTRKHTIKNIVGIFDEKGTNPSFGEDAAIIDNGEYALLLAADGIWDKLMRVDPEWSGYCSVLVNVHDIAAMGGRPLGMVDVFSSNSDEITQRVLKGMKAGIDKFGVPIVGGHVHPDTPYAALDVAILGIAKKDTVIYSSTAKPGDDVVLAIDMDGRVHPSCDLNWDTTFLKDASIVRQQVGSMVELAERKMLTAGKDVSNPGIIGTLGMLLEVSGVGADVDMSAMPKPESLEWEHWLKMYPGMGFIVTCKPENTEQVLDIYRNHKLNATKVGKIVSAPRLDLVKGKERATVFDFTKHEITGLGPARGRWCNNH